ATTATTTGGCTGGATATCAAGAAACCCATGGCACTCCGCGAACAGAGTATTCCTTCGCTGCACTGATAAGCGTGATGGGTCAAACGACAGGCCGGGCTTTGCTTGCTCTATTCTATATCATAGTCAACATTGCCCCAGTTGCTGAAGTAAATGAACATGAGTATCGTTATGTTGTTTTCCTTAGTATCTTATCATCCAAACTCTTACTATGAAACTGATcatcgtatataattttttaattccaggTGTTTTTGTATATCTTGCGATTTGTTCTGGACAAAGTAATCAACATCATCTATACTCCAGACAAACAACAGATATTAGTCAAATATTTAGTTCTTGGATTACAGCTACTAACAATTTATATTTGTCTTATGTTCATATTTGGTTTCATTATCACTCCGATTATATACATGGTTATTGAGATTCTAACGAAAATCATGTTGCTCAGTTAAACTAGGATCAAATTTAGGAATTAGGAGCGTGGGGTGAGGTACTTGAAAATAACTATATCTTTTGTATTTTGTTCACGccatttcaggtttttttttattgttatacatatattttgtgACAGTTTTATTAAGCATTTTgttaatatacatttatatatttgtaattatatgaaaaaagaatacaTCCATTGAGATATAATTTAATTGTATGGCATATTAACTTTATTGTAATTGTATCAAAGTCAATGTATAATTTCTCAACTATCAACGCTGACGAAAACAATTCGTGAATGTTATATTTTCTACttctgaaataatattttaaaacaatCATTTATTATGGCGGTAACATTGTGCTGAAAAGctaatatttaaaatatcggacttttttttttgggggtttttttgtttttataatatatatgtttgaTTACCGAGCAGTATGCATATTTCacacattatttcaaaatcgtttggaGGCAAATTATAAGTTGAAATTAAATCGTTTGTCCgctaataaaaatttgtttagtCCGATATAATATCAATATCTAGATCTAATTTTTACGCACGACATATTTATTTTagatcattattataatacatgaATGATTTGATTTCACTGCCCAAGATGCTGTTAGCTGATTATTGGTACTGGgtattgtttgattttttaaatggaAATGAATAATGGTTCTCATCGGAGTGGGTCTGAAGTGTAAAGTTTTGCCAATACGATTACTGTCTATCATGATATTAGTGCATTAAAATAATCTATTAAGATTTAGAATTCAGAACACATTCACCATAAGGATTGAAAAGACCACTACGGCATTAGTTAAAATTGGTGCATTAGCTGATCCCCAGCCACATTCAAGATCAGTTTTGAGTGCTTCCAGGAGAgagatattatttttattcaggCAAAACGTCTCACGAAGATCGTCGTCCCAACCATTATCCCAGCAATTATATTTGTCATTTTCGTCAGGTTCAGAAATATGATCAGTATATGTGCCGCACTCATCTTCGTAATATTGCCTCTGCTTTCGCTGCCACATCTCGATCCACCTGATAATAATGTTGAGTAAGGTGTAAATTGTATCGAGCAAGACAATTTAAAAGtcatgtattttttgatcACTCACCCAATTTCACAATCACAATTCAGATGACTTCCAGATAATCTAAGCTTTGTGAGGAAAGTTTTTCCTGGTATACCCGGTTTATGGCCAGACGATGGGTTTCCGATAGATCCAATATGATTATTATGGAAATCAATTGATATGTTCCTTACACTCCCTGTGTTAGTGAATAATTCACGAGGGACTATTTTGACGCTTGTATTATGTAGTGTAAAGTGTAGTTGTGAGTTTCGAATaccctgaaaaaaaattaagctaTTGCGCAaggaattaaaataataataataataataatgacaacgGAACTAATATGATGGCTACATATTACAGGACCATATTACTAGTTCAATATGAGATACTTACCTGAAATATATCCTTATGTATCGTTGTCAGAGCTTTACCGCTAAGAGTCATATTGTACAGCTTGGCTGGGAATGTGCccctcatttctttttctaagtTAATGTCGTGATCAACCTAGAATCCGAAAAGCATATCTTTACTGTTTCATATCTATACTTAAGATTCCTTTTTGTAATcaattttagttattttttcattattacaaGCTAAGTGGTACAGTATTGTTGCTTACCTCAACATGTAAACTTCGAAGACCATGATTGTAATTTAATATGTTAGGTAAATTAAAATTCTTCACTTTCTTAAACACTGTTATGTGTAAGTTGCGAAGTTTGGATGCTTTACACAATGCTCCTGCCTATAGAAACAAATTCAGTTACGAATGTAGATTTGGTAAGATACGCTGAATTGTTTGACttgaaacaaattaaaattacttacTTCAAACACATCGAGAGGTAGTCTTCGGATTTCAAGCTCTTCAAGGCTATCGGCGAGACCCAAGAAACTTGTATTCGTAATGCTAGTGATAGGATTTCCAGCAAGATTTAGAGACCTAAGCTCAGGAAGTGTGTGAGTTATCAGTGGGACAGTAGACAGTTCGTTGTAACTAAGATCCAAGTGGCGGAGCGACGTCATGTTGGCAGCCATATCTGACTGTATAGATGAAAGTTTATTATGTGCCAAATACAGTGTCCTCAAACGACGAAGCGGCAGTTCTGGAACCTTAGCATCATTGATTATATTTACTGTACTTAATCTAGACTCCAATCATACAATACCAACCATACAAGAAGCATTACCTacttaaattaataattttatgtcTTTTTTTGAAGACCATAAATgacaaacgaaaatttttcaacaaaactcAAAGTGAATAGCAGAAATAATCGTATTTTGTAATATCTTTGATTGTGAACGTTGGGAAATTTCCTATTCCTGTAAGCAATCATCATCTGTACAATGATGTAGTTGTGAACTTACCATGTACAGGGACATGTTACTAAGTCCAAGAGTCAGTAACGTGTCTTCTAAACCGTGAAAACTTTTGCCATGAGAttccaaaattatttctttattatgACTCAAATCGAGGTAAGATAACATGGCCAACTCTGAGAATACTCCATCATCAAGCCTCACTAGCCTGTTGTATGATAAATCCAACCAAGTCATGTCCTGGGAATATTAAGTAAAATGTCTAAATATAGCAGCTCGGCATAAGTAATATCGTAATGGATATTTCACCTACCCTAAATCTGAATATAGCATCGGTATTGTGCAGTCCAGCTAATACGTTCCACGACATATCGAGTTTGGACAAGGATGCAGCAGCAGACGGAGACATACTCTTCATTGGGAGTCGCATGAATTGATTGTGAGACAAATCTAAACTCTCTAGGTTTCCTTCGGTGAATAAATTATCTGGCAATGCTCGCAATTTATTGTGTGACAAATCTACTATGCGTAATTTTTTTAGGGATCGAAACGATTCCACAGGAATCTCGGTGATCTCATTCCAAGCCATCAGTAGAATCTAAATGAGATAtgttgctgaattattttattacgccATAAAACATCTCTATTTTATTGATGAATATTGATGAATTTCACAtgtatttgattttattagaaaaaatcgAGCTACTTCAGATACGTTTCTTTGCATTTCAAACCTGGAGGtttcttgtatttttgaaGCAGTCGAAGTTTATGTCCATCAAGTCattaaaatttaaatcgaGCCATTGAAGGTGTGGCATATTTCCAAAGACATGCTGAGTAACGTTTAGTAATTTGTTATGACTCAGGTATAGATGCGTGAGTGAAAATTCAACGGGTCTGAAATAGTACCTCATTATGTCAGAGATGTTGTTGTGACTCAAATCGAGAACTTTTATGTTCGATTGTATAATTCCTCCGACTGCAAAAAAAGCACGATTTTGATTTCAAGGGTATGTAATTATTCTCTAATACATAATAATACTTACTATTAGTTTGTGGTGTGAAAGTCGTACTGTTGATCCacagtttttgaattttattgtaGCTAGCATTCACTTTGAACGACGATAGCGTCCCTACTTGATCAAAAGACATGAAATCTAGTTCATGTAATTGGTTGTAAGCCAAATCCATTAATTCAAGATCAGGCAAGTtctgagaaaaagaaaaatcccaTCATGAGCaacatttataataaaaattattgcgGAATTTAACATTGCAAATAGAATACCTGAAATGCTTCATCTGTTATATCCTTGATTTTGTTACCCCGAAGATTGATGTATTTCAATCGGTTCATATTAATGAATGCCCGCcgttcaattttatcaatGGAATTAtcttgtaaatttaaaaatgtcagGGAAGGTAGATCTACGAAACTGTTACTGCCGATGAATTTGATTTCATTGAACGCCAAGTTTATTTCATCAAGGATAGAATGAATGTCACcctgaaaaaaatgaaccCAATTTCGCTCAACTGATAGAAATCACTATTTAGTTACCAATTACGTCAATAGTCCGAAAGCTTTCCttataatgaaaattggaCTTTGAATTAAGTCTTCaatagtttttaaaaataataatttttgattttacctGGAATGTACCCTTTTGTATACTTTGTATTGTATTATCTTGCAAATCAATACGCCTAATTCTTTTCAAGAAATGAAAAGCTGTTTCAGGCATATTTTGTATTCTATTATTACTAAAATCAAGGTGCTGTAGGTTCGTCAAAGATTTCAGTGGGTTTGCTGGAAGATTTGTAACCGACGAAGAGAGGCCATGTGAAATTTGGAGCGTTAGAAGCGAATGCCCTAcctgtgaaaataaaatgatacaTTGTAAAGTAAACCATATGAGTTGGCGGTTTGACTTTGAATGTTTTTACCCACTTCGGCAAATGCGTCATCCTCAATAGTCGAAATTGAGTTTTCCGAAAaatcgagatattttattcctCGAACATGCTTAAACGCATGATTTTTGATTGTATCCAAATTGCTTTGAATTATTCTGAGTTCTTTTAAATCCATTCCAAAGTCTAAGAAGTCTTCCGGTGACAATGTAGACTTAGGCATTCGGGACAAAGATATGAAGCGtagatttctcatttccttCAAACTTTGCAAAGATATTATGCGATTTTTCTTGCCGCTTAAATCCAAGTTGTATaacgaatattgaaaatcgttgaaatctTCACCTGACAGATAGATGAAAGTTAATTGATACAGATTCACTAACACTTTCCACATAGTTTCAAAGGATATTGGATCTTACCTTGCGTAAGTGCATCAACTTTGTTTTCCCTGAACATAAAGGTTCTCAGATAGTCAAAATCTCTGAACAAGTGAACAGGAAGTTCCGTAATGTTGTTTCCAGTTAAATCAAGTAGTTCTAAAGAAGGTTCTAATCCCATGAAGACAGGACTCGATACCTCCATCAGATCACAATCGCCTAAGTAGAGTTCACGCATTTTTGAATCTTTGAACGCTCCTTCCTGTGAGATGAAAGAAAGGATTAAGAACAATTAAatcatttataataaattatttcacaagtGAAAAGAATATACCTGTATGATAGTGAGTGGATTACCGTCAAGGTACGTTCTGTTAACTCTACGAAAATGCTGAAACGCGCCTGGTAGAAGGTTGTTAATTTGATTGTAATCCAAGCGTAATTCATCCAAAGACATTTGCATCCCACGAATCTCATTTTCAATCTGTGGATTTAACATCCTTGATATTCTATTGTGACTAAGATCCAAGTATCGCAAGTGTTTTAAGGTAGAGAGCTGTGCATACGGCACATTATTCAGTTGATTATCATTCAGATAAAGGTGCGTGAGAAAATCAATTCCATCTTTGAACACCGTTGCATCAATTTCTAACAGGCTATTTCCATGAAGATCTAAAACTTCCAAGGCCGACAGGCCACTGAATGCATTCGCTGGAAGTCTGTCTATGAAATTTTTGCCCAGTCTAAGGGTTTGAAGCGACGTGTTGAGACCTCGCCAATTATCAGGTGTTATTTCAGATATCCGATTGCCTACAAAATTAGATCATTCTTTAAAATCTTAGTAAAAACGAAATTAGTTATGTTGATTAATTTAATGCCAAATGTTTCACTTATTGAGATTACGTGAATCCTGACTGATTACCTGTTAAATCCAGCTGTCGTAATCTTTGCAAATGTCTAAAAGATCTGCTAGGCACGTGAATTAGGTGATTATATGGCAACTCTAGCTCCCATAATGATCTCTCAAGCCCCACAAATGCATCATCTGGTATATCTGACAAAAGATTGTGCTTGATCTGGAGTTTGTATAGACCTGAAATATGATATCTTGCTGAATAATATCTTCAATAGTAGCCGGGTTACACTGATTTTGTATACATACCCgtatgaattaaaaattgtggTTGCAAAAAGTGCAATCCATTGTTTTCTAGTTTGAGTATAAACACTTTTGAAGAGTTAATGGGTTGAGGGATTCGAGGCATTGGCACGTTGTGACAAGATACGATGCCTAGATCAGGAATCGCTTTGGAACAGGTGCAGAGCGGGTTAAAAAAACACGGCGGATATTGCACCTGGATTTCGTGCATTCTGACCATCGCAGACCAGAACATCAAAATTAGTGTAACAATCAGCATGATGTAGCCGAGTTTAACGAATGTTCCCAAATTCTGGAAAAACATACAACGATTAGAATGCCTATGCAATTCACGTCGTgacttttcaactttcaagtAACTCGAATTATTAACAAACTTTTGATGGTACAATCCGGTTGATCtttgttcaaaattgttacacaatttattttaatccTGGGCTACACATATTAATATTACAGTCATAGGACTTTTATTAGCGTACGATTGTATTACTGTGCAGTATAATTATACACTTGGACTTGGTGAGCGATTATCAAAACTTCTAGCAAGTATGAAATTACCATTCTTTATGTACACTGTAGTTGGGATAGAAGAGGGACGACTGACTCTCGAACAAACCGGAATGTGGGCCATTGGAGAATGTTTCACTTACAGGGCTTGAGGATTAGGAGCAGTTTTTGTGCTTCCCTTTACACGATTAGAACTGTGATGTCAACCTAATGTGAGTAATATTCCATTACGACCGATATCAAATCAGCTAATTCCAGTCACTTTCATTATATATCAATACGCAGACGCATTTGAGAAAATAGAtgacaaaatattattcacaaaATTGGTTGACCAACTACTTTACTTGAAAGATATCCTcagagtgaaaataaaaagtaaatacaCCTCTGAATGCCTCACTGGAATCAGTTTTTAAAGTCTGGTACAAATTGCTGAGAGCGCTGATCTCATTTCTACGTACCACATAAGCCAGGAGTAAGCTCAAGGCTTTACATACCCCAATAATTGTATTCCTAACACAGACTTGCCCTACAAACATGACCCAGATATTTGTCTACATCTTTCcaatgacattttttgaaaattaatcaagTCGTGCACTAAGAACATGAACTTCTAGAGAATATAATCCACAGCtctggaaaaaaaactttttcgacTTATTTTACTAAGAGAGTTTTAAATAACTAGTAGAGGTGAGTAATGGGTTTAAGCtggaattaatttcaataaaatattttattttacttattgaTACAACAGCATACATATGACTAAGCAGTTGAATTTAATTGTACAATTAGTAAAGAGAAAcgtttaaattaaattaagaTTCCTGTTCTTATAAAGTATATGAGAAATACTTCGTCGAGTTATACTTAAGAATGATTATAATGATTAATATGGTTTGAAAATCATATTAAAACATTCAAACCTTTTTCCTTATCATAAATGTTTTCATTCGTGAGTTGGGTATgaagaatgaaatatttactGTTCATTGAGAATCACTCGAGGAACTGCTGGATGAATCTGTTGACATTACTTCAACGTCTTCCGTTTCTTGTTTATGAGTATTCATTGCTACGCTACCTTGTCCACCTACGGACATGTGGATTTCTCCTGACGGGTGCCAGGCAAATTGATTCGCCTGAGATACTGGAGGCtctgaaatgatttattttgagTTACTTTCAAGAAATCGCTGCGATGACTTTGAGTagatgaactttttttttcattgaaatatcTTCTCcagtatattttcaaagtcaaTGGCAATATTCTTTTGATAAGACTAACCAGTAGCAAACAATATATTGGATAACTTCTCCAAATGATTTGGAATTGAATCGCATAGAAGAGTAATGATAAATCGAATAAGCTACTAATGTATTCTCACCACCTGCTGGATGTCCAGCTCGATGCAATTCGGCTGGAATGCCGGGATGAGATCCGATCATTTGTCCGTTCAGTGGAAGATCGCTGAGTCGCCCCAGAACGCCCAGCCTCATCTCAATATCTAGGAGGCATGAAATAATTAACATACACTAAGAGAAAGGGAATGATATCgctgtgaaatatttttgaagttattCGACTCAACCAAAGAGGTCATTCCAAAAGTGTAAGATTGATAATCTGATGAgcaagaaaaatgtttctgtgtaaagtttattatttgaaataagcATTTGGAACATTACTGCATAAATCTATCGTATTCACCTGTTGGATACGGTCGGCGTGGATCGCCTTGCTGCCACGTTAATGGAGCACAAACAGCATTAGATGCGCTAATCCTATGAGCAAATTTAATGAGTTCTTCAGAAGGAACAGGCCTTTTATTGGCCCGAGATATGGACTGGAGTTTTTGTTTAGCCTGGTATATAGCAGTGGCAAGTATTTGCTCTGCTTCTTTCAACTGACGTTGTAATTGTTGAATGTCTTGATCCTGCCTCTCAACCTCTTCCTTTAACGAATCCATTTTCTGgtttatttttgcctgttcCGATGCCAGTTGTAAAGTTGACTTGAGCTCATTGTCTTTGGCAACTAATAACTCTGTCAGTTGAGCGTGCTCGCTGCTGGATAGTTTCAAATGCTTCTGCGCTATCGTATTCTCGATCAGTTCTCTgcagagaataaaaatacagGTATGAAATTTGAGGTCTGTGAATAATTGACATAACGACGAGCGTACTTTGCgttttactttaatttttccgACCATTTTATTCGACGTATGAAATCTCGGACTCTTTTTAGCACTGGTGAAAATACTTACTTGGCTATTAATTCCATGTCATCGACAAGGGATAATAATACTTCACGTGTGCTGCGATTTGATGCCATTTTACACCTTTATGTCGTTCCAGATTTTGTATACAATACAATTATCACTTTCCAGTCATTGTTTATCTTTAAACCCGCTACTCGCTGTGCTACGCTTGGGAAACGTAACCTGTGTCGATACACACATCCAGCAGTGAGTAAGCGGCAGTCCCAGCAGCCGAAGCTCTCATTGGGAGAGTCGTGCTATCCTGTAATTCGATTGGTTGAGTACCTAACCTAACATGACACAGCTATTGCTGAATGGATGCACCTGACTAGTAGTACCAATGATAGTACTTGTATACATCGTAGCGTAGATCACATGGGTGGTCACGTGACAAAGTTACATCGTGCCGCCAGCATCCAGCCGATCACTTCATTCGTGCGATTGTTGTCAGTCGAAACGTCAGTTTAGTTCGGTTCGTTCGGTTAAGTTAGTCTAAAATTATCGATCGTATCTCCTTGTTTATTCAGAGAGCGTGTAACTAAACAGTGATGTCTGACTTTATAGTTGGGACGTGTTTATTTATGTGCCCtgagaaagagagatggaTGTAAGTTGtgtgtatatttgaatatttttattccggCATCAGTGAAGAAGACCAGAGGGAAACCTCACTtcagttatttttattaatttatgtaTCAAAATTTGTGGATATTCAACTGATTCTTACtcaggagagaaagagaaggcTTACTGCATACCTTCGAAGTTGACGAGAAAACAAAACATCTAAAACGACCAAAAGCAGATCCTTCAAAGATTGTGAAATGCTTCAGTCGACCTGCAGCCGGACAGCTCATGCCAGATACAAGCGAACTTCGACCGGCTTCTGTTCTTTTATCGACTATAAGATATTTGTTCACTAAGTAAGCCATCTGACAAGgattttcataaattcatAGCTCGCGCATGCtatataacaaatttttttgcagtGTTGTTACGCGAGTCGATTATGACTGGGTAATGATTTATGATTTTGTATTTGATCGACTGAGAGCTATCAGACAGGAAGTTGTTATTCAAAGAATACGAGGACCTCAAAGTGTTCAAATCCTAGAGCCAATTGTTCGATTTCATGTTTACGCAGGCCAAAGGTAAAGAGACGAATACTTTCTTGCCAgttaattgtaataaaattagttttcagACTATGTGAAAAAAACATATCTGTATTTGATACGAAGATAAATAGTCAGCACCTTCTAGAGTGTCTTAAACAACTGTTAGTACTTTATGATGAACTTGAAGAACAATCCTCGATGTGTAATcctaattttgaagaaaatatcgAAAGACTTTCAATAGGTAATAACCGACCTCAAATGGAAGCTTTGTATATGCTGTTACATCTCGGTGATTCCTCGGCTCTAGGAAGAGGCATATCGCTTCCTCATAAGTACAGGTGAATTACAAGATTGTAATTACTAAGATGATACAATGCTACTTCTGGATTATATGGAACTATTATATGTGCAGGGGCAAGAACGTAAAGCTGGCCATGAAGATATCTCTTGCgtggtttttgaaaaattatgtcCGAACCTTAAGACTGATACAAAAACTTCCACTTTTGTTAAAATTCGGTGTTCTAAGTAATTTGCGGCTTTTGAGAAGGTACTTGTGCTTCAGTGCTTAATGAGATTACAAATTGTACCAAACAGATCAGGTTAATATGATCTGTTTTTAGGGATACGTTTCAAATAATGAGCGCAGCATATAACAGTAAGCTCTTAACGTTTCCTGGTCTGAAATTACAAGAAATATTGATGTATAGAGATGTTGAGAAACTTTCAGCAGATTGTAAACTATTCAACTTGTCGTTTGCATATGAAAACGTGCAATTTGATGCAAGAAAATTTAACAAGGGAATGTTATTGGTAAGTCTTGAATGGGAGTTGCATATCTGCAGatcaaggaaaaatttttaaagaccCTGTTAACATTTAACAGTTTTTTGACTGCTCACTTGACctataattacaattgttacTTACCGTACAGTTGTATTATGTGTAAAATCCTCAGTCATGTAATACGCACTATTCATTTTCAGGCGAACCCAGATATGTATTTTACTGTTCAAACACTTCAAAAATATCTACCTATAATTCTATTACAAGATGATGATGCAATAAACGACGATAGTTCCTCGTGATTAAAAGGTATGTTCAGGTAGAACTATACATCCCTCGAAGATTATCCTAACTTCAATCACGACCTTgtattcgaataaaaaaattcctgtTCTTAATAATCTAatacaggaattattttgtgaatCATTTTGATAATCACACTgctgattttgaatgaaattaaatgcaaattataaatttagtTTGTCCTCAATACATTATGTCACAAACAATATATCAAGAGT
Above is a genomic segment from Neodiprion pinetum isolate iyNeoPine1 chromosome 1, iyNeoPine1.2, whole genome shotgun sequence containing:
- the LOC124212339 gene encoding germinal-center associated nuclear protein; the protein is MSDFIVGTCLFMCPEKERWMREREGLLHTFEVDEKTKHLKRPKADPSKIVKCFSRPAAGQLMPDTSELRPASVLLSTIRYLFTNVVTRVDYDWVMIYDFVFDRLRAIRQEVVIQRIRGPQSVQILEPIVRFHVYAGQRLCEKNISVFDTKINSQHLLECLKQLLVLYDELEEQSSMCNPNFEENIERLSIGNNRPQMEALYMLLHLGDSSALGRGISLPHKYRGKNVKLAMKISLAWFLKNYVRTLRLIQKLPLLLKFGVLSNLRLLRRDTFQIMSAAYNSKLLTFPGLKLQEILMYRDVEKLSADCKLFNLSFAYENVQFDARKFNKGMLLANPDMYFTVQTLQKYLPIILLQDDDAINDDSSS
- the chp gene encoding chaoptin, whose translation is MNLGTFVKLGYIMLIVTLILMFWSAMVRMHEIQVQYPPCFFNPLCTCSKAIPDLGIVSCHNVPMPRIPQPINSSKVFILKLENNGLHFLQPQFLIHTGLYKLQIKHNLLSDIPDDAFVGLERSLWELELPYNHLIHVPSRSFRHLQRLRQLDLTGNRISEITPDNWRGLNTSLQTLRLGKNFIDRLPANAFSGLSALEVLDLHGNSLLEIDATVFKDGIDFLTHLYLNDNQLNNVPYAQLSTLKHLRYLDLSHNRISRMLNPQIENEIRGMQMSLDELRLDYNQINNLLPGAFQHFRRVNRTYLDGNPLTIIQEGAFKDSKMRELYLGDCDLMEVSSPVFMGLEPSLELLDLTGNNITELPVHLFRDFDYLRTFMFRENKVDALTQGEDFNDFQYSLYNLDLSGKKNRIISLQSLKEMRNLRFISLSRMPKSTLSPEDFLDFGMDLKELRIIQSNLDTIKNHAFKHVRGIKYLDFSENSISTIEDDAFAEVGHSLLTLQISHGLSSSVTNLPANPLKSLTNLQHLDFSNNRIQNMPETAFHFLKRIRRIDLQDNTIQSIQKGTFQGDIHSILDEINLAFNEIKFIGSNSFVDLPSLTFLNLQDNSIDKIERRAFINMNRLKYINLRGNKIKDITDEAFQNLPDLELMDLAYNQLHELDFMSFDQVGTLSSFKVNASYNKIQKLWINSTTFTPQTNIGGIIQSNIKVLDLSHNNISDIMRYYFRPVEFSLTHLYLSHNKLLNVTQHVFGNMPHLQWLDLNFNDLMDINFDCFKNTRNLQILLMAWNEITEIPVESFRSLKKLRIVDLSHNKLRALPDNLFTEGNLESLDLSHNQFMRLPMKSMSPSAAASLSKLDMSWNVLAGLHNTDAIFRFRDMTWLDLSYNRLVRLDDGVFSELAMLSYLDLSHNKEIILESHGKSFHGLEDTLLTLGLSNMSLYMVPELPLRRLRTLYLAHNKLSSIQSDMAANMTSLRHLDLSYNELSTVPLITHTLPELRSLNLAGNPITSITNTSFLGLADSLEELEIRRLPLDVFEAGALCKASKLRNLHITVFKKVKNFNLPNILNYNHGLRSLHVEVDHDINLEKEMRGTFPAKLYNMTLSGKALTTIHKDIFQGIRNSQLHFTLHNTSVKIVPRELFTNTGSVRNISIDFHNNHIGSIGNPSSGHKPGIPGKTFLTKLRLSGSHLNCDCEIGWIEMWQRKQRQYYEDECGTYTDHISEPDENDKYNCWDNGWDDDLRETFCLNKNNISLLEALKTDLECGWGSANAPILTNAVVVFSILMVNVF
- the MED4 gene encoding mediator of RNA polymerase II transcription subunit 4 isoform X1; translated protein: MASNRSTREVLLSLVDDMELIAKELIENTIAQKHLKLSSSEHAQLTELLVAKDNELKSTLQLASEQAKINQKMDSLKEEVERQDQDIQQLQRQLKEAEQILATAIYQAKQKLQSISRANKRPVPSEELIKFAHRISASNAVCAPLTWQQGDPRRPYPTDIEMRLGVLGRLSDLPLNGQMIGSHPGIPAELHRAGHPAGEPPVSQANQFAWHPSGEIHMSVGGQGSVAMNTHKQETEDVEVMSTDSSSSSSSDSQ
- the MED4 gene encoding mediator of RNA polymerase II transcription subunit 4 isoform X2, giving the protein MASNRSTREVLLSLVDDMELIAKELIENTIAQKHLKLSSSEHAQLTELLVAKDNELKSTLQLASEQAKINQKMDSLKEEVERQDQDIQQLQRQLKEAEQILATAIYQAKQKLQSISRANKRPVPSEELIKFAHRISASNAVCAPLTWQQGDPRRPYPTDIEMRLGVLGRLSDLPLNGQMIGSHPGIPAELHRAGHPAEPPVSQANQFAWHPSGEIHMSVGGQGSVAMNTHKQETEDVEVMSTDSSSSSSSDSQ